A region of the Oncorhynchus nerka isolate Pitt River unplaced genomic scaffold, Oner_Uvic_2.0 unplaced_scaffold_11258, whole genome shotgun sequence genome:
cagcaccagcagcatccgtagcagcagcagcaaccactgcagcagcagcagcagtaaccaGCAGCAGCAATTGCGCAGCAGTAGCAGCGGCACTTTAGCAGCAGTGCTGAGCACTGCaacagcagccagcagcagcaacagcaacagcagcagcagcagctgctaacagcagcagcagcagcaccttaGCAGCAGTGAGCAGCCAttgcagcacagcagcagcatcaACAGCAGACAGTGGCagcaaacagcagcagcagcagcaagcaccAGCAGCAAactgcaacagcagcagcagcacaacagcagcagcagcagcaacagcagcagcagcagcactccagcagcagcagcagagcatccacagcaagcagcagcagcaccagcagcagcaccagcagcagcaatccagcagcagcagcagcagcagcagcaacagcagcagcagcagcagttgcagcagcagcagcagcagtgcattgcaccagcagcagcagccagcagcagcagcagcagccagtgacagcaacagcagcagcagcagataaccagcagcagcagcaggaccgcttGGCGGCATCAACCAActgcagtggcagcagcagcagacctACAGCAGCacacaaccagcagcagcagcagcacggcagcagcagcagtggcggcatccaacagcagcagcagcggcatccGCTTTGTAGTAGCAGCAACcaccatcagcagcagcagcagtagccagGCGCAACAGccgcagcagccagcagcagcagcagcagcagcagcagcagcatccagcAGCAGTGGTGGCatcgcaacagcagcagcagcagcaccaccacgcagcagcagcagcagcagctgtgccagcagccagcagcagcagaaagtggcagcagcggcagcagcagcaaccagcaccaccagcagcagcagcagcagctgtggCAGCAGCAGAAAGCGGTGGCATCCGTCCAGTagtagcaccaccaccaccagcagcagcagcagctgtggTGGCATCCGCTGTAGCAGTGGCATCcgctgtagcagcagcagcagcagcaccagcagcagcagcagcagcagcagcagcagcagcagcagcagcagcagcagcagcagcagcagcagcagcagcagcagcagcagcagcagcagcagcaccagcagcagcagcagcagcagcagcagcagcagcagcagcagcagcagcagcaccagcagcagcagcagcagcagccagcagcagcagcagcagcagcagcagcagcagcagcagcagcagcagcagcagcagcagcagcagcagcagtcagcagcagcagcagcagcagcagcagcagcagcagcagcagcagcagcagcagtagcagca
Encoded here:
- the LOC135565892 gene encoding uncharacterized protein DDB_G0271670-like — encoded protein: QQQQQPAAAATAAAAAAAAAAAAAAAAPAAATSSNTNSSSSTPAAADQHNQQQRSSTLAAGRDSSNSMAAAADLQQHTTSSSSSTAAAAVAASNSSSSGIRFVVAATTISSSSSSQAQQPQQPAAAAAAAAAASSSSGGIATAAAAAPPRSSSSSSCASSQQQQKVAAAAAAATSTTSSSSSSCGSSRKRWHPSSSSTTTTSSSSSCGGIRCSSGIRCSSSSSSTSSSSSSSSSSSSSSS